The Mangifera indica cultivar Alphonso chromosome 8, CATAS_Mindica_2.1, whole genome shotgun sequence genome has a window encoding:
- the LOC123223076 gene encoding uncharacterized protein LOC123223076, translating to MSVELLDGSTILSFLEDEHAFSVSVCDRFANLDKDKDGLLSYAEMMRELMSLRVFETHFGIDEKPDPDEVAKLYNSLFLKFDHDSNGSVDLEEFKAETKQMMLAMANGIGVLPIQMALEEDSILRKAVEMETTKLGA from the coding sequence ATGAGCGTAGAGTTGCTAGATGGTTCAACAATTCTTAGCTTTCTGGAAGATGAACATGCATTCAGCGTCTCAGTTTGTGACCGTTTCGCCAACcttgataaagataaagatggtCTTCTTTCCTATGCAGAAATGATGAGGGAGCTAATGAGTCTGAGGGTATTTGAGACTCATTTCGGAATCGATGAGAAACCAGACCCAGATGAGGTTGCTAAGTTGTACAATTCCTTGTTCCTCAAATTCGACCATGACTCGAATGGATCTGTGGATTTGGAGGAGTTCAAGGCAGAGACCAAACAAATGATGCTTGCTATGGCCAATGGTATAGGAGTTTTGCCTATACAAATGGCCCTGGAAGAGGATAGCATCCTCAGAAAAGCTGTGGAGATGGAGACCACAAAGTTGGGTGCTTAA
- the LOC123223149 gene encoding protein IQ-DOMAIN 33-like isoform X1, whose amino-acid sequence MGVSVELVRSVFSRNRPVRTQDSNNVQARNNMTEKRKWSSVRSYLCGDESNAIVAEEDSASVKSSEATVTQPIVEDFMNKGEVQSEDKNEKHNSISKLFIKEDAAIKIQTAFRDFLARHRDEEDKLKDSNQEPLAVTENSVRESVGTSIVVQTGNSLEVFSVREESMAVPHRMHRKARTQVFKIKQDWDDSTVSSNVSKMRIQNRLEATTRRERALAYAFSQQLRICSKKKQNRTDDTELNMSWSWLERWMATRLPENSQVENHVSKQLEPFNNNQKFIVAKRLFDVAGEEQESCGSNEVSGQIEGFSVNSSEEIEGFKPRKNRLKATSVLRGKTVPSYRCPKGCNKIRLPNYS is encoded by the exons ATGGGCGTCAGTGTAGAGTTGGTTAGAAGTGTCTTCTCCAGAAACCGCCCAGTTAGGACTCAGGATAGCAATAAT GTGCAGGCAAGGAACAATAtgacagaaaaaagaaaatggagtTCAGTTAGATCATACCTCTGTGGTGATGAATCCAATGCAATCGTAGCAGAGGAAGACTCTGCTTCTGTTAAGAGCTCTGAGGCCACTGTTACACAGCCTATAGTAGAAGACTTCATGAACAAAGGAGAAGTTCAGAGTGAAGACAAGAATGAAAAGCATAACTCAATTTCCAAGTTATTCATTAAAGAAGATGCAGCAATTAAAATTCAGACAGCATTTAGAGACTTCCTG GCCAGACATCGAGATGAAGAAGACAAATTAAAAGACAGTAACCAGGAGCCTCTTGCAGTTACAGAGAATTCAGTTAGAGAGTCTGTGGGGACATCAATTGTAGTTCAAACTGGAAATTCTTTAGAAGTTTTCTCAGTTCGAGAAGAAAGCATGGCTGTACCTCACAGGATGCACCGAAAAGCCAGAACTCAGGTTTTCAAGataaag CAAGACTGGGATGATAGCACCGTGAGTAGCAATGTATCCAAAATGAGGATTCAGAACAGGCTGGAAGCAACAACCAGGCGTGAGAGAGCTCTAGCTTATGCCTTTTCACAGCAG CTAAGAATTTGTTCGAAGAAGAAGCAAAACAGAACCGATGACACAGAACTGAACATGAGTTGGAGCTGGCTAGAACGGTGGATGGCAACCCGTCTTCCTGAGAATTCCCAGGTTGAAAATCATGTAAGCAAGCAACTTGAGCCATTTAACAACAATCAAAAGTTCATAGTGGCAAAAAGACTTTTTGACGTAGCAGGGGAAGAACAGGAGAGCTGTGGGTCCAATGAGGTATCCGGTCAAATTGAAGGCTTTTCAGTTAATTCATCTGAAGAGATTGAAGGCTTCAAGCCTAGGAAAAACAGACTGAAGGCTACAAGTGTGTTAAGGGGGAAAACTGTGCCAAGCTACCGGTGCCCAAAAGGCTGTAACAAAATAAGACTTCCTAACTATAGCTAG
- the LOC123223149 gene encoding protein IQ-DOMAIN 33-like isoform X2, whose translation MGVSVELVRSVFSRNRPVRTQDSNNVQARNNMTEKRKWSSVRSYLCGDESNAIVAEEDSASVKSSEATVTQPIVEDFMNKGEVQSEDKNEKHNSISKLFIKEDAAIKIQTAFRDFLARHRDEEDKLKDSNQEPLAVTENSVRESVGTSIVVQTGNSLEVFSVREESMAVPHRMHRKARTQVFKIKQDWDDSTVSSNVSKMRIQNRLEATTRRERALAYAFSQQLRICSKKKQNRTDDTELNMSWSWLERWMATRLPENSQVENHVSKDSPKECDTDKKNRQKQAGNKKEVNCKYGSSI comes from the exons ATGGGCGTCAGTGTAGAGTTGGTTAGAAGTGTCTTCTCCAGAAACCGCCCAGTTAGGACTCAGGATAGCAATAAT GTGCAGGCAAGGAACAATAtgacagaaaaaagaaaatggagtTCAGTTAGATCATACCTCTGTGGTGATGAATCCAATGCAATCGTAGCAGAGGAAGACTCTGCTTCTGTTAAGAGCTCTGAGGCCACTGTTACACAGCCTATAGTAGAAGACTTCATGAACAAAGGAGAAGTTCAGAGTGAAGACAAGAATGAAAAGCATAACTCAATTTCCAAGTTATTCATTAAAGAAGATGCAGCAATTAAAATTCAGACAGCATTTAGAGACTTCCTG GCCAGACATCGAGATGAAGAAGACAAATTAAAAGACAGTAACCAGGAGCCTCTTGCAGTTACAGAGAATTCAGTTAGAGAGTCTGTGGGGACATCAATTGTAGTTCAAACTGGAAATTCTTTAGAAGTTTTCTCAGTTCGAGAAGAAAGCATGGCTGTACCTCACAGGATGCACCGAAAAGCCAGAACTCAGGTTTTCAAGataaag CAAGACTGGGATGATAGCACCGTGAGTAGCAATGTATCCAAAATGAGGATTCAGAACAGGCTGGAAGCAACAACCAGGCGTGAGAGAGCTCTAGCTTATGCCTTTTCACAGCAG CTAAGAATTTGTTCGAAGAAGAAGCAAAACAGAACCGATGACACAGAACTGAACATGAGTTGGAGCTGGCTAGAACGGTGGATGGCAACCCGTCTTCCTGAGAATTCCCAGGTTGAAAATCAT GTAAGCAAGGACAGTCCGAAGGAGTGTGATACTGATAAAAAGAACAGGCAAAAGCAAGCAGGGAACAAGAAAGAAGTTAATTGCAAATATGGTTCCTCTATTTAG
- the LOC123222411 gene encoding eukaryotic translation initiation factor 1A-like produces the protein MPKNKGKGGKNRKRGKNEADDEKRELLFKEDGQEYAQVLRMLGNGRCEATCIDGTKRLCHIRGKMHKKVWIAAGDIILVGLRDYQDDKADVILKYMPDEARLLKAYGELPESTRLNEGIAGGLDEEDEGAGDDYIEFEDEDIDKI, from the coding sequence ATGCCGAAGAATAAGGGAAAGGGAGGAAAGAACAGGAAGAGGGGAAAGAATGAAGCGGATGATGAGAAGCGTGAACTTTTGTTCAAGGAAGATGGACAAGAGTATGCCCAAGTTCTTCGCATGCTTGGGAATGGACGGTGTGAAGCTACGTGCATTGATGGCACCAAACGTCTTTGCCACATCCGTGGCAAGATGCACAAGAAAGTTTGGATTGCTGCTGGTGATATAATACTTGTTGGGCTTCGTGACTATCAAGATGACAAAGCTGATGTCATCCTCAAGTACATGCCTGATGAGGCGAGGCTTCTAAAAGCATATGGTGAGCTTCCAGAGAGCACCCGTCTCAATGAGGGTATTGCTGGTGGTCTTGACGAGGAAGATGAAGGTGCTGGTGATGATTACATTGagtttgaagatgaagatattGATAAGATCTAG
- the LOC123223458 gene encoding putative BPI/LBP family protein At1g04970 — MEMQFFNTLKIRPLQNEEKNENAQNIGNACLLFVVASQIDSHVHGTDEESFTSIVISQNGLDFIKDLLITKEIASIVPLKLPKIEKTVKIPLVGNVRMHLSNTTIYRMDVLSSYVKSGESGVVIVASGITCSLSMNWYYEYSTWLVPVDISDRGRAYLQIEGMEVGLTLGLKNHKGTLKLSIIDRGCHVKDISIKLDGGASWLYQGMVDAFQEQIGSSVENAITKKLEEGILKLDSFLQSLPTEIPVDDHASLNVTFIGSPLLSSSSIGFDINGLFTARKKVPSPEYFHLNLQPSVSCTDQYKMVGISLDEAVFNSASALYYDAEFLRWTVDKVPDQSVLNTAGWKYIIPQLYRKYPNDDMMLNITLSSPPVIRVSEHSTDATMNLDLIIYVLEEDKAIPVACIAVVVCGSGSVKISGNNLASSVKLNDFTMSLKWSKIGNLRLYLIQPVMWTIIQTVLLPYVNSHLGQGFPLPIIHGFTLKNAEIISSSSKITICSDVAYTESLNLNQLLFNLSRYTISY; from the exons ATGGAAATGCAATT CTTCAACACATTAAAAATTCGACCTCTGCAAAAcgaagagaaaaatgagaatgCCCAAAACATTGGCAACGCTTGTTTACTCTTCGTCGTTGCCTCACAAATTGATTCCCATGTCCACGGGACAGACGAAGAGTCTTTCACATCGATTGTTATATCTCAAAACGGCCTCGATTTCATTAAGGACTTACTCATAACGAAAGAAATAGCTTCAATAGTCCCGCTAAAGCTGCCCAAGATCGAGAAAACAGTTAAAATTCCGCTTGTGGGAAATGTTCGGATGCATTTATCAAATACCACGATTTATCGGATGGATGTTTTGTCCTCTTATGTTAAGTCCGGAGAGTCGGGTGTAGTGATTGTTGCTTCTGGAATCACGTGTAGTTTGAGCATGAATTGGTATTATGAGTACAGCACTTGGTTAGTTCCAGTCGATATTTCTGATAGAGGGAGAGCTTATCTTCAG ATTGAAGGCATGGAAGTAGGACTTACATTAGGCTTGAAGAACCACAAAGGAACTTTGAAGCTATCCATCATTGACCGTGGTTGTCATGTCAAAGATATCTCCATAAAATTGGATGGAGGAGCTTCATGGCTCTATCAAGG GATGGTTGATGCATTTCAAGAACAGATAGGTTCTTCAGTGGAAAATGCTATCACCAAGAAACTTGAAGAAGgaattttaaaacttgattccTTTCTACAGTCTCTTCCAACAGAAATTCCAGTGGATGATCATGCTTCATTGAATGTAACATTCATCGGCAGCCCTTTATTGAGTAGTTCTTCTATTGGGTTTGACATCAATGGATTATTTACAGCTAGGAAGAAGGTTCCATCCCCAGAGTACTTTCATCTGAATTTGCAACCTTCAGTGTCATGTACAGATCAATATAAAATGGTTGGAATTTCACTGGATGAGGCCGTATTTAACTCTGCATCAGCCTTATACTATGAT GCAGAATTTTTGCGGTGGACTGTGGATAAAGTGCCAGATCAGTCTGTTTTAAACACTGCTGGATGGAAATACATTATTCCCCAGCTGTACAGGAAATACCCAAATGATGATATGATGTTGAATATCACTCTTTCTTCTCCTCCAGTCATTAGGGTTTCAGAGCATAGTACTGATGCTACCATGAACCTAGActtgattatttatgttttggaaGAAGATAAAGCTATACCTGTTGCTTGCATTGCAGTG GTTGTCTGTGGCTCAGGTTCTGTTAAAATATCAGGTAATAACCTTGCTAGTAGTGTGAAATTGAACGACTTTACAATGTCTTTGAAGTGGAGCAAAATTGGTAATCTACGATTGTATCTCATTCAG CCGGTGATGTGGACTATCATCCAAACTGTTTTATTGCCGTATGTTAATTCGCATCTTGGACAAGGCTTCCCCTTGCCCATCATTCATGGTTTCACCCTTAAGAATGCTGAAATTATAAGCTCTAGTTCAAAGATTACCATTTGCAGTGATGTGGCATATACAGAGTCTCTCAATCTGAATCAGCTTCTTTTCAATTTAAGTAGATACACCATTTCATATTAA
- the LOC123223646 gene encoding 3-oxoacyl-[acyl-carrier-protein] synthase, mitochondrial — MVNSSWRRLFCPSRFQFSRYISSSFDPPPLPPLRRVVVTGVGMVTPLGCGVEPTWKRLIGGKCGIRAITIDDLKMNNFDKDAQLHAFDQLTSKVAAIVPCGTNPDQFNEALWLNSKDHRSIARFIAYALCAADEALHDAKWLPDSQEKKERTGVSIGGGIGSIGDIVDAAQLMCEKRLRRLSPFFTPRILINMASGHVSMKYGFQGPNHAAVTACATGAHSIGDAARMIQFGDADVMVAGGTESSIDALSIAGFCRLRALTTKYNSAPQEASRPFDCDRDGFVIGEGSGVLILEELEHAKERGAKIYAEVRGYGMSGDAYHITQPHADGRGAILAMKQALKQSGLHPSQVNYINAHATSTPLGDTVEASAIKSVFSDHAMSGALAFSSTKGAVGHLLGAAGAVEAIFAVLAIHHGIAPLTLNLSKPDPIFNDTFIPLTSSKKLSIAAALSNSFGFGGTNASLLFTKC; from the exons ATGGTTAACTCTTCTTGGCGCCGACTGTTTTGCCCCTCTCGCTTTCAGTTTTCTCGTTACATTTCCTCTTCGTTTGATCCACCTCCTCTTCCTCCCCTTCGAAGAGTTGTCGTCACTG gCGTGGGCATGGTGACGCCGCTTGGTTGCGGCGTGGAGCCCACGTGGAAGCGTTTGATAGGTGGTAAATGTGGAATAAGAGCAATAACAATTGACGACCTTAAgatgaataattttgataaagatgCTCAATTACATGCATTTGATCAGTTAACTTCTAAAGTTGCTGCAATTGTGCCTTGTGGAACGAATCCTGATCAATTCAATGAAGCTTTATGGCTAAATTCTAAG GACCACCGATCAATTGCAAGGTTTATAGCCTATGCTTTATGCGCAGCTGATGAGGCTCTACATGATGCAAAATGGCTACCTGACAGTCAAGAGAAGAAGGAAAGAACg GGAGTATCTATTGGTGGGGGTATAGGAAGCATAGGTGACATAGTGGATGCAGCACAATTGATGTGTGAAAAG CGTCTTCGCCGGCTTAGTCCATTTTTTACTCCCAGAATATTAATTAACATGGCTTCTGGTCATGTGAGCATGAAGTATGGATTCCAG GGACCAAACCATGCTGCAGTGACTGCTTGTGCTACTGGGGCACATTCTATTGGTGATGCTGCAAGGATGATTCAATTTGGGGATGCTGATGTTATGGTGGCTGGAGGCACTGAGTCCAGTATTGATGCTTTATCTATAGCAGGATTTTGTAG GTTGAGGGCTTTGACTACAAAGTACAATTCTGCTCCTCAAGAAGCTTCACGACCTTTTGATTGTGATCGCGATGGGTTTGT TATAGGTGAAGGTTCCGGTGTTTTGATATTAGAG GAACTTGAGCATGCGAAAGAGCGAGGCGCAAAAATTTATGCAGAGGTTCGCGGCTATGGGATGTCAG GTGATGCTTATCACATTACTCAACCACATGCTGATGGAAGAGGTGCCATTTTGGCCATGAAGCAAGCCTTAAAACAG TCTGGACTTCATCCTAGTCAAGTGAATTATATAAATGCCCATGCTACATCAACACCTCTGG GTGATACTGTGGAGGCCAGTGCTATAAAATCTGTATTCTCTGACCATGCAATGTCAGGGGCTTTGGCATTTTCCTCCACAAAG GGTGCTGTCGGCCATCTTCTTGGAGCAGCTGGAGCTGTAGAAGCAATATTTGCGGTTTTAGCCATACACCAT GGAATTGCGCCATTAACTCTCAATCTCTCTAAGCCAGATCCTATATTCAATGACACTTTCATCCCTTTAACTTCTTCAAAGAAGCTCTCAATAGCTGCAGCTTTATCGAACTCTTTTGGTTTTGGAGGAACTAATGCATCACTGCTCTTCACCAAGTGTTGA
- the LOC123223898 gene encoding protein-tyrosine-phosphatase IBR5-like: MRKRERENPCGVCGHYHKYEEGEVCGICGHRSTSSSEKPSLHISAFPSEILPEFLYLGSYDNASRSELLKTQGITRVLNTVPSCQNLYKNSFTYHCLQDDKTLQFDDAIVFLEQCEKDKARVLVHCMSGKNRSPAIVIAYLMKRKGWRFLQSYQWVKERRPSVDLTQAVYQQLQEYEQKIFGSIDAGNPPVPFFPSALPSLTFGFTKASDPVTVPAFSSSFGTASIFSGALNIPPQEFTFGAGQAKKNVSETTFADNIPNPNASDMPMDSS, encoded by the exons ATGAggaagagggagagagagaaccCATGTGGGGTTTGTGGGCACTACCACAAGTATGAGGAGGGAGAAGTCTGCGGGATTTGCGGCCACCGCTCCACCTCCTCATCCGAGAAACCATCCCTTCATATCAGCGCCTTCCCCTCCGAGATCCTTCCGGAGTTTCTCTATTTGGGTAGCTACGACAACGCCTCTCGCTCTGAGTTGCTTAAGACTCAGGGGATTACTCGCGTTCTTAAT ACAGTTCCTTCCTGTCAAAATCTCTACAAGAACTCATTTACCTATCACTGCCTTCAAGATGACAAAACTTTACAATTTGATGATGCAATTGTTTTTTTAG AACAATGTGAGAAAGACAAGGCTCGAGTTCTTGTGCACTGCATGTCTGGAAAAAACAG GTCACCAGCTATTGTAATAGCTTACTTGATGAAGCGTAAAGGATGGAGGTTTCTGCAGAGTTATCAGTGGGTGAAAGAGCGGAGACCGTCTGTTGACTTAACACAAG CTGTCTACCAGCAGTTGCAGGAGTATGAACAAAAGATCTTTGGGTCAATTGATGCTGGCAACCCTCCCGTGCCCTTCTTTCCGTCAGCTCTACCATCCCTTACCTTTGGCTTCACAAAGGCTAGTGATCCGGTTACTGTCCCTGCTTTCAGTAGTAGCTTTGGCACAGCCTCCATTTTTTCTGGAGCTCTAAATATTCCTCCACAGGAGTTTACATTTGGAGCTGGCCAGGCCAAGAAGAACGTCTCTGAAACTACTTTCGCTGACAACATACCAAACCCAAATGCGAGTGATATGCCAATGGATAGTTCTTGA
- the LOC123223897 gene encoding GDSL esterase/lipase At2g42990-like has protein sequence MAYSSYVSGLWLTLLLTSFSTAKAKIPAVIVFGDSSVDSGNNNDIQTVLKSNFRPYGRDFEGGRPTGRFCNGRIPPDFVSEAFGLKPAIPAYLDPAYNIQDFATGVCFASAGTGYDNITAMVLNVMPLWKEVEMFKDYQKKLRAHVGVKKAKTIVREALYLLSLGTNDFLENYYIFPARRVRYTDNQYQDFLVGLAETFIREIYALGARKMSLTGPPPMGCLPLERATNILGQNDCVEMYNNVALQFNGKLKSMATKLNKELPGLKLLNADAYSIFQDIITKPSSFGFEVANRACCSTGTFEMSYLCRQENPFTCSDASKYVFWDAFHPTEKTNKIISDHLIPQLLSTFA, from the exons ATGGCATACAGCAGCTACGTTTCAGGGCTCTGGTTAACGCTTTTACTAACATCATTCTCTACAGCCAAAGCCAAAATTCCTGCAGTAATTGTTTTTGGAGACTCGAGCGTGGACTCAGGAAACAACAATGATATCCAAACAGTTCTCAAGAGCAATTTTAGACCATATGGTCGTGATTTTGAAGGTGGACGCCCCACTGGCCGCTTCTGCAATGGCCGGATTCCTCCTGATTTCGTCTCTGAAGCTTTTGGACTCAAGCCTGCAATACCAGCCTACTTAGATCCAGCCTATAATATACAGGATTTCGCCACTGGAGTTTGTTTTGCCTCTGCTGGAACTGGCTATGATAATATAACCGCCATGGTTCTA AATGTGATGCCCCTGTGGAAGGAAGTCGAGATGTTCAAGGATTACCAAAAGAAATTGAGGGCCCATGTTGGGGTtaagaaagcaaaaacaattGTGAGGGAGGCATTGTATCTGTTGAGCTTAGGAACAAATGATTTCCTGGAAAATTACTACATATTCCCTGCCAGAAGAGTCCGCTATACGGATAACCAGTACCAGGATTTTCTGGTTGGACTTGCAGAAACTTTCATCAGGGAAATATATGCTCTTGGAGCTCGGAAAATGTCCCTCACTGGACCTCCTCCAATGGGGTGTTTGCCATTAGAAAGGGCCACAAATATACTGGGTCAAAATGATTGTGTGGAAATGTACAACAACGTGGCCCTGCAATTTAACGGCAAGTTGAAGAGCATGGCCACAAAGTTGAACAAGGAGCTTCCTGGACTCAAACTTCTCAATGCGGATGCATACAGCATTTTCCAAGATATCATTACAAAGCCCTCTTCATTCG GATTTGAAGTGGCAAATAGAGCATGTTGCTCAACAGGAACATTTGAAATGAGTTATCTCTGCCGTCAAGAAAACCCATTTACATGCTCAGATGCTAGCAAATATGTGTTCTGGGATGCCTTCCACCCAACcgaaaaaactaacaaaatcatCTCGGATCATCTAATTCCTCAGCTTTTATCAACTTTTGCATGA